The proteins below are encoded in one region of Segatella copri:
- a CDS encoding NADH-quinone oxidoreductase subunit A, whose translation MNFTLFITVLLTAVTLVVAAYVIAKLIGPRSYNPVKGEPFECGIPTRGSSWLPSHIGYYLFAILFLMFDIETVLLYPWAVVVKQFGPMALVSIGFFLLVLVFGLAYAWRKGALEWK comes from the coding sequence ATGAACTTTACACTATTTATCACCGTTTTGCTGACGGCTGTAACCTTGGTGGTGGCTGCTTATGTCATCGCGAAGTTGATCGGTCCTCGTTCATACAATCCGGTAAAGGGTGAACCTTTTGAGTGCGGTATTCCGACTCGTGGCAGCTCATGGTTGCCATCACACATCGGCTACTACCTCTTCGCCATCCTTTTCCTGATGTTTGACATCGAGACAGTATTGCTTTACCCATGGGCAGTCGTAGTTAAGCAGTTTGGACCAATGGCTCTCGTGAGCATCGGGTTCTTCTTGTTGGTATTGGTATTTGGCCTTGCATACGCTTGGCGGAAAGGAGCATTGGAATGGAAGTAA